CGCAGCAGCAAGGGTGAACTCAAGGTGACTCAGTTACCCGATGTGGCTGTCGATTCAACTGATGAGGGCATTGTGGTGAGTCGTAAGAATGAATCTCGTCCTGCCCGGGAGCAGCATGGTTTACAGCGCACATTGATTGCTAACGCCGTTCAAGGTGTGAGCGAAGGTTTTAGTAAAGAACTCGAGGTCAACGGTGTCGGATACAAGGTAGCCGTGAGCGGTAACAAGATTACCTTGAATCTCGGCTATTCACATCCTCAAGTAGTGACACTACCGGAAGGGATTGAGGCCAAATTCGAAGGTAATCGCCTAACTCTAAGTGGTATCGATAAACAGCTAGTCGGTCAGATCGCAGCCAACATTCGCGAGCTTCGAAAACCGGAGCCGTATAAGGGCAAGGGAATTAAGTATGTTGGTGAGCGGATAATCCGTAAGGCCGGAAAAGCAGCAGGAGCAGGAAAATGAGTAAGACTATTCGAAAGATTCGTATGACCGGTACAGCTGAGCGTCCTCGCTTAAGCACATATGTCAGCAATCGCCATGTTATAGCCCAAGTGATTAATGATATTGACGGTACAACTCTGGCTTACAGCTCCTCGGCTGCTGCCGCGGTCAAGGGAAGCTTAAGCGAGAAGGCCGCTTGGGTCGGAGCCGACATCGCTAAGAAGGCTAAGAAAGCTAAAGTAAGCCAGGTGCTATTCGATCGTGGCGGCCGACTGTATCACGGTCGAGTCAAGATCTTAGCTGAAGCTGCCCGTAAAGAAGGACTGGAGTTCTAGATGGATCGACGTAACGAAAACCAATCTGAGTTTAATGAACGCGTAATAAATATCGACCGGGTTGCCCGTGTGGTAAAGGGTGGTCGGCGTTTCCGCTTCCGTGCTTTAGTAGTTATCGGTGACGGGAAGGGAAAGATCGGCATGGGTATTTCTAAAGGTGCTGATGTAACTACCGCTATTAGCAAGGCCGCGCTACAGGCTCAGAAACGCATGGTCAAAATTCCGGTTGTTAACGGTACTATTCCGCACGAAGCTTATGCAAAACACTCCGGAGGCAAGGTATTACTTAAGCCAGCCGGACCAGGTACGGGAGTAATTGCCGGTGGTGCAGTACGTGATGTACTGGAAGTAGCCGGTGTGACCGATATTCTATCTAAGTCACTCGGTTCTTCTAATAAGATAAACTGTACTTATGCCACTTTTGCGGCCCTAGAACAGCTAGTAAAAGTTAAGAAGGTGGAAGCATGAAATACCACGAGTTAGATATAACTAGTAGCAAGACCAAGAAGCGAGTCGGTCGTGGTATCGGTAGTGGTCGCGGTAAGACTGCCGGTCGCGGTACGAAGGGACAGAATTCTCGTACTGGCGGTGGCGTGCGCCCAGGTTTTGAGGGTGGCCAGAATCCGCTGTTAAAGCGGTTACCTAAAGTTCGTGGATTTAAGGCACCTAATAAGAAAATCGCCCTGGTTCATACTGACCAGTTGAATGACTTTCGGGCTAATAGCACCATCGGGAAAGAACAGCTTCATAGTGCCGGACTTATCTCTAAGCCAACTAAAGTAGTTAAATTGCTGCATCGGGGCGAAGTCGGTAAGGCCATAACCGTTTCGGTAGATTACGCTTCAGCCGCCGCCATTGCTGCCCTAGAGGCCGCCGGCGGTAGTTTCAAGAAGGACGAATAAGCTTTATGCAGCAATCGCGCTGGCGACACATCCTTCGTAACAAAGACATTAGGACTAAGGTTCTGAGTGTCTTTTTTATGATCTTCCTTTACCGGATTATGACCCATGTACCGATTCCGATCAGTGATACGACGACCTTAAGTAATTTTCTGCAGAACCTCCTCTCTTCTAACCGACTCTTCGGCCTGGTCGATCTATTCTCCGGTGGTGCGGTAGCTAACTTCTCGATCGCCCTTATGGGCCTAGGACCCTACATTAATGCCTCGATTATCATGCAGCTCTTAACCCAGGTAGTGCCGAAATTTGCCGAGCTTAAGAAGGAGGGTGAAGAGGGTAGTCGTAAGATTAACCAGTATACCCGTTATCTGACCCTGCCACTGGCTATCGGTCAGTCGATCGGCACCGTTTTCTTTATCCGCCAGTTAGCTATTCAGGTCGGTCAAACCGATATTATCGGTTCACCTTCCTTAGGAGAGTGGGCCTTAATGATTACCGTAATGACGGCCGGTAGTATGTTGCTGATGTGGATGGGAGAGCTAATCAGTGAGAAGGGTATTGGTAATGGTATCTCAATTTTAATCGCGGCTAGTATTATCGCTCAACTACCGGGAATCTTCGGCCAGGCGTTATCGATCATTCAAGCCTCTCCCACCGAGATAATGCAGATAGTAGTCTTTGTTCTTGCCTCACTCCTAATCACCTATTTCATAGTGAAGCTTAATGAGGCCCGGCGCACAGTTAAGGTCTCTTATGCTAAGCGGATGCAGTCCAGTGGCTACGGCGGTGTGGAGTCCGAGTTGCCGATCCGAATCTTAACGGCCGGGGTTATCCCGATTATTTTCGCTGTCGCCTTCTTGTCCGTTCCTACCTTCTTAGGCCAGGTGTTTGCTAACGCTGAGGCAGCATGGTTAGCAAATCTATCTACTAACTTGACGGTATGGTTTGATCCATCGAATCTAGTCTATGCTTTTGTATACTTCGCTCTTGTGGTTGCCTTTACCTACTTCTATACCGGTGTAGTCTTTAACCCTAAGGATATAGCTGAGAACCTACAGAAACAGGGTGGTTTTATCCCAGGTATACGTCCAGGTCAGCAGACTGAACAGTA
Above is a genomic segment from Candidatus Saccharimonadales bacterium containing:
- the rplF gene encoding 50S ribosomal protein L6, whose amino-acid sequence is MSRIGILPVTIPSGTTVDITATEIIVRSSKGELKVTQLPDVAVDSTDEGIVVSRKNESRPAREQHGLQRTLIANAVQGVSEGFSKELEVNGVGYKVAVSGNKITLNLGYSHPQVVTLPEGIEAKFEGNRLTLSGIDKQLVGQIAANIRELRKPEPYKGKGIKYVGERIIRKAGKAAGAGK
- the rplR gene encoding 50S ribosomal protein L18, translating into MSKTIRKIRMTGTAERPRLSTYVSNRHVIAQVINDIDGTTLAYSSSAAAAVKGSLSEKAAWVGADIAKKAKKAKVSQVLFDRGGRLYHGRVKILAEAARKEGLEF
- the rpsE gene encoding 30S ribosomal protein S5, coding for MDRRNENQSEFNERVINIDRVARVVKGGRRFRFRALVVIGDGKGKIGMGISKGADVTTAISKAALQAQKRMVKIPVVNGTIPHEAYAKHSGGKVLLKPAGPGTGVIAGGAVRDVLEVAGVTDILSKSLGSSNKINCTYATFAALEQLVKVKKVEA
- the rplO gene encoding 50S ribosomal protein L15, with translation MKYHELDITSSKTKKRVGRGIGSGRGKTAGRGTKGQNSRTGGGVRPGFEGGQNPLLKRLPKVRGFKAPNKKIALVHTDQLNDFRANSTIGKEQLHSAGLISKPTKVVKLLHRGEVGKAITVSVDYASAAAIAALEAAGGSFKKDE
- the secY gene encoding preprotein translocase subunit SecY is translated as MQQSRWRHILRNKDIRTKVLSVFFMIFLYRIMTHVPIPISDTTTLSNFLQNLLSSNRLFGLVDLFSGGAVANFSIALMGLGPYINASIIMQLLTQVVPKFAELKKEGEEGSRKINQYTRYLTLPLAIGQSIGTVFFIRQLAIQVGQTDIIGSPSLGEWALMITVMTAGSMLLMWMGELISEKGIGNGISILIAASIIAQLPGIFGQALSIIQASPTEIMQIVVFVLASLLITYFIVKLNEARRTVKVSYAKRMQSSGYGGVESELPIRILTAGVIPIIFAVAFLSVPTFLGQVFANAEAAWLANLSTNLTVWFDPSNLVYAFVYFALVVAFTYFYTGVVFNPKDIAENLQKQGGFIPGIRPGQQTEQYLRKIVNRITLFGSISLGIIAVLPFIGEAITGSQALTFGGTGLLIVVSVGIETLRQLDSQIINASYQ